One window of the Babesia microti strain RI chromosome IV, complete genome genome contains the following:
- a CDS encoding hypothetical protein (overlaps_old_locusTagID:BBM_III06915), which translates to MYWCRHIILIIRRFYSNNALDSLKITPKDNASAIYAVKKYKNLPQIVTPNAYKLQLIDLLDKYPYLTQKDSVELLRLLNDLSEFHLHLGDRQSLALKSFLQHLTDGNNPNRMKILALKVYNKLVNDEPSFVTRSTIYLFISSNIDNESLELDDQLELLQVLNKAKEKTLNTDLKILEDEIQCLVVNLFLNGKFEFIDKHNSDFVKCIKFVHLFHKLFHSANDIVQYGLNKLIIHLDKHIDPLGKQPIIELIDMISHTFPSNYRNHLRKLCAKLVQYKKELSQQQFQQLKNLLSNADYTHDFFNPK; encoded by the exons atgtattgGTGTCGACACattattttgattattagGAGATTTTATTCGAATAATGCGTTAGATTCCTTGAAAATAACACCAAAAGATAATGCTTCCGCCATTTATGCCGTGAAAAAGTATAAAAATCTACCGCAAATTGTGACACCGAATGCCTACAAATTGCAACTGATTGATTTGCTTGACAAATATCCATATTTGACCCAAAAAGATTCAGTTGAGCTTCTAAGACtgttaaatgatttatcagAATTTCATTTGCACCTTGGCGATAGACAAAGTCTTGCTTTGAAATCATTCTTACAACATCTAACCGATGGCAATAACCCTAATcgaatgaaaattttggcaCTAAAGGTGTACAACAAGTTAGTAAATGATGAACCATCATTTGTCACAAGAAGTACAAtctatttgtttattagCTCAAATATTGACAATGAATCACTAGAATTAGATGACCAATTGGAACTATTACAGGTGCTAAACAAAGCAAAAGAGAAAACTTTGAATACAGATTTAAAGATTTTGGAGGATGAAATTCAGTGTCTCGTTGTAAATCTATTCCtaaatggtaaatttgagTTTATTGACAAACACAATTCAGATTTTGtcaaatgtataaaatttgttcatcTATTTCACAAACTATTTCATTCTGCAAATGacattgtacaatatgGACTCAa CAAACTAATAATACACCTAGACAAACATATTGATCCATTGGGCAAACAACCAATAATTGAGCTTATAGATATGATATCACACACATTTCCTTCAAATTATCGCAATCATTTAAGGAAATTGTGTGCCAAACTAGTACAGTACAAGAAAGAGCTGTCACAACAGCAATTTCAGCAG TTAAAAAACTTACTTAGCAATGCAGATTACACCCACGATTTTTTTAACCCCAAATAA
- a CDS encoding U1 small nuclear ribonucleoprotein C, putative (overlaps_old_locusTagID:BBM_III06920), giving the protein MTDYWISCKKHYCEVCKIWISGHPINVKTHENTPKHLTAVRNAIIDSHKREHERRKAEAFEREELERLERIVNSESYSSSGPNVDDLSPRQFITPITHSGPSRDEERKRIEAFYHSKLKAPNQPNDDGGAIGAVNTSDVEKQLESHLGPGWKKKFDPIRKVKYFHNEKTGEVKLITNDILKSYNPTTPIHNITANSCVVNSTTTILNSHIISDNTTEQPKNSKTKPLIAIKIKSKTQNAETSTYDAANSNDKVNKETPQNAEAAVPIIGGWEIVKQEESAFNLPVYTEHPPPSADYDSNEDDLSDPLEDGVAKPMFMKPTINSSSNKNGISFSKRDVSVIKRPKKLVNDFMKSVRSRQFG; this is encoded by the exons ATGACGGACTATTGGATATCTTGCAAAAAGCACTACTGTGAAGTTTGCAAAATATGGATTTCAGGACATCCAATT aacGTCAAGACACATGAAAACACTCCGAAACACCTCACAGCGGTGCGCAATGCCATTATAGATTCGCACAAAAGGGAGCATGAAAGACGGAAGGCAGAAGCTTTTGAGAGAGAGGAGTTAGAAAGGCTAGAAAGGATTGTGAATAGTGAATCTTATTCCAGTTCCGGGCCAAATGTCGACGATTTATCTCCTAGACAATTTATCACACCCATAACACATAGCGGGCCCAGTAGGGATGAGGAGAGAAAGAGAATAGAAGCCTTTTACCATTCAAAACTCAAGGCCCCAAATCAGCCTAACGACGATGGGGGAGCCATTGGTGCTGTCAATACTTCCGATGTGGAAAAACAATTGGAATCACATTTGGGGCCTGGGTGGAAGAAGAAATTTGATCCTATTAGGAAGGTTAAGTATTTTCACAACGAGAAAACTGGGGAGGTTAAACTTATTACTAATGATATTCTCAAATCATACAACCCAACTACACCAATTCATAACATAACAGCTAATAGCTGTGTTGTCAATAGTACAACAACTATTCTCAATAGCCATATTATCTCAGACAACACAACAGAGCAGCCAAAAAATAGCAAAACTAAACCACTAATAGCGATCAAAATAAAATCTAAAACCCAAAATGCTGAAACAAGTACGTATGATGCCGCAAATAGCAACGATAAAGTAAATAAAGAAACACCCCAAAATGCAGAAGCTGCAGTTCCAATTATTGGAGGTTGGGAGATCGTGAAACAGGAAGAAAGCGCATTCAACCTGCCCGTATACACAGAACATCCGCCTCCATCCGCCGATTATGACAGCAATGAAGATGACTTATCAGATCCATTGGAGGATGGCGTTGCAAAGCCCATGTTTATGAAACCAACGATTAATAGTTCAAGCAACAAAAATGGCATATCATTCAGCAAACGGGATGTTTCAGTCATTAAACGTCCAAAAAAGCTGgttaatgattttatgaAATCTGTCAGATCGCGGCAATTTGGCTGA
- a CDS encoding small subunit ribosomal protein S27Ae (overlaps_old_locusTagID:BBM_III06925): protein MADQIFVKHFGNVFCIPICSKTCASDVLQYLCENEGLDYLADSDAKLFSCVGVVENDTNIASINSTYYELIHGLDGGAKKRKKKQHTTPKKNKHKKKKVKLAPLKYYKIEKDDKVVRLLKECPSSTCGRGVFMASHHNRTYCGRCGLTYISKTAEITA from the coding sequence ATGGCCGatcaaatatttgtcaAACATTTTGGAAACGTCTTCTGCATACCAATTTGCAGTAAAACGTGTGCCAGTGATGTACTGCAATATCTGTGTGAAAATGAGGGTCTAGATTATCTAGCAGACTCCGATGCCAAATTGTTCAGCTGCGTTGGCGTAGTCGAAAATGACACAAATATCGCCTCTATAAACTCAACTTACTATGAACTAATCCATGGATTGGATGGCGGTGCCAAGAAGAGAAAGAAGAAGCAACATACCACACCCAAGAAGAACAAGCATAAGAAGAAGAAGGTCAAGCTAGCCCCGCTTAAATACTACAAGATCGAGAAGGATGACAAGGTAGTTAGATTACTTAAAGAGTGTCCATCTAGTACCTGCGGTAGGGGAGTTTTCATGGCGTCACATCACAACAGAACATACTGTGGTAGATGTGGACTTACTTATATCAGCAAGACGGCGGAAATTACtgcataa
- a CDS encoding Germinal-center associated nuclear protein (overlaps_old_locusTagID:BBM_III06910), producing the protein MSTVSDSPPDYLHCNTASGDNGLRNPLLRYVGSHSTLELLLRCQDIQCLNTEKPSNALVGKLYAMCSRQEILQKINVNTANDLERSKDKQVNKHLALKSFQRSDASRTFSPEEIRPLIWCRRTIYNILCHFIDADITQKPYLMRKDYSYIDVYNFLRDRLRSIWQDLTVQHCTKHRSYIECFEISIRFLLYSHYQLLDHPEYDSVQNLGLINTCLVKLMNGYSDVKNYRNKFPGKPVDQISEILVYSSPHQDEFWSYRLLLAIRNIQNNGGGTIFADICKRIPHDIFKSPLVQFAAKTYIAAYDNNICKYFKLIQSASPLQAVLMNRFDGIIRIRWLYYLTKDKILRSPMAYDTFIKHFGYLSGDNNQIDSDRLTDVIKSFIERYGIEVTIDESNSKHVNLSDVKMDAIEQDIHALAKVCNKIEVRSQTVDLKFQIFLSRQKILDPDFESLPPIPFDTKLNTDDQINKVAVSQLKPPQSVQPTVFSTHTTTTDNNSSPFSIQRNTNTGSSPFEFGNGTNGPSFFVKPENALPFPPKSENSTPFVGIRNETQPLFVPLKDNSSHFCSKPENQSSSTSAISGALGNDTSTPFMDIKSETFQTNPSEPSFFSPTNTIINAANNENAPKSEVNSSQFIPIEPDSSVNTNPIMQIKLETADKFLVIKEENSKSAQSDVVIEAPTPLFQSLQSVTTPFSLIPSQTKADNDEMSDKNRPPFPNLNLENMPQLSTNCDSYPLKPLKPDLSSSVKTASPFQPLEVTSETSHSIGCEIPPLNLQNSLKYSPSILCSTPISSPSSALSTVISNISTHDKFDTLEFTSSITDKVASTRIKAKHILTEKKIQLPSLSVQAVAEIRNLQNLLKKRERPDFTVPMVENEEVVKKAKLTKKSQKRNFHYTRITSLLDPRRILRLWVDDVLNTYYYYKRLGLNAYYALKDFKRTVSNFFSWKDNEIDPMLENLVLNVANMNTAITTNKIFGIKNVTFRIHFICNIKLSNESFWSTKNNISNTPTECCIDLASLFLTEMGFSNSHIFLNNEISISKYGYYKTKAKATATYSSKKKFTAIYSLSRSPVIVNTNIPANGFVLFLDKPVDVVIRDGDVTHHKKHLNEWLRNLHVLTIEPILENIKNSNGRHAMVVFYILGLHCDKSSNLDAMYEKIDAFSKHVNNIIFKHLSSLGSVYLSDRINSGRMRGKKSKYSPFIVGNLGYARIEDGGHIDSVLNCENVNYCISTLIRHCFDKCGINLTLNQPNYESIKNFAVELLMDQLTNKVHMDMSKTPVVYNLRREIVSGLSEAIHEEIYNCYVNYPLQTRKSIFQCVKNMLSKSHKSKDNHHTHFLLDRIIKLLIGEENATKCTSLRNDLELCVESASADFHLGPENFQMIPRNKGLMSMQHISSSMKLVTKVLDHLQIDDLR; encoded by the exons ATGTCGACGGTGAGTGACTCACCCCCCGATTATTTGCATTGTAACACTG CTTCTGGGGACAATGGCCTTAGGAACCCGTTGTTGCGATATGTAGGTAGCCATAGTACTTTGGAATTGCTATTGCGATGCCAAGATATCCAGTGTTTGAATACGGAAAAACCGTCAAATGCGCTTGTAGGTAAACTTTATGCTATGTGTTCGAGGCAAGAAATTCTACAGAAAATAAATGTCAACACAGCCAATGATCTGGAACGATCTAAGGATAAACAG GTAAACAAACACCTTGCCTTGAAATCGTTCCAACGCTCTGATGCCAGTCGTACATTTTCCCCTGAAGAGATTAGACCTCTGATTTGGTGCCGTCGcactatatataatatactatgCCACTTTATAGACGCAGATATAACACAAAAGCCATATCTTATGAGGAAAGATTATTCTTACATTGACGTCTATAACTTCCTACGCGACAGACTTAGGAGTATTTGGCAAGATCTCACTGTACAACACTGCACTAAACATCGCTCCTACATAGAGTGTTTTGAAATAAGCATTCGATTTCTTTTATATTCACATTACCAGTTGTTGGATCATCCGGAATATGATTCAGTTCAGAATTTGGGCCTAATAAATACGTGCTTGGTGAAGTTGATGAATGGCTACTCtgatgttaaaaattatcgcaaCAAATTTCCCGGCAAACCCGTTGATCAAATATCTGAAATTCTTGTATATTCTTCGCCACACCAGGATGAATTTTGGTCCTATCGCCTATTGCTAGCCATTagaaatatacaaaataatgGTGGAGGAACGATATTCGCAGACATTTGCAAAAGGATTCCTCACGACATTTTTAAGAGCCCTCTAGTACAATTTGCTGCCAAAACATATATAGCAGCATATGATAACAACATATGCAAATACTTTAAACTTATTCAATCAGCCAGCCCATTACAGGCCGTACTGATGAATAGGTTCGATGGCATAATTCGCATACGCTGGTTATATTATCTCACTAAGGATAAGATACTGAGATCGCCTATGGCTTACGACACCTTTATTAAACACTTTGGTTATCTTTCTGGCgataataatcaaatcGATTCGGATAGATTAACTGATgtaataaaatcatttatcGAACGATATGGCATTGAGGTCACCATTGACGAAAGCAATTCCAAGCATGTAAACCTATCAGATGTGAAAATGGATGCCATAGAACAAGATATCCATGCACTAGCTAAAGTATGTAATAAGATAGAGGTTAGGAGTCAAACCGTTGACCTGAAATTCCAGATATTTCTATCTCGacaaaaaatattggaCCCCGACTTTGAATCGTTGCCACCAATACCATTTGACACTAAGCTCAATACCGACgatcaaataaataagGTCGCAGTTTCACAACTTAAGCCACCTCAAAGCGTACAGCCAACCGTATTTTCAACACATACTACAACAACTGATAATAACTCATCGCCCTTTTCCATACAAAGAAATACCAATACTGGGTCTTCACCTTTTGAGTTTGGTAATGGAACCAATGGGCCTAGTTTTTTTGTAAAGCCTGAAAACGCATTGCCCTTCCCACCCAAATCAGAGAACTCCACTCCGTTTGTTGGAATTAGAAATGAGACACAGCCTCTATTTGTTCCACTAAAAGATAACTCCTCACACTTTTGTTCCAAGCCAGAAAATCAATCGTCATCTACCAGTGCAATATCTGGTGCTTTAGGAAATGACACTAGCACACCTTTTATGGATATCAAGAGTGAAACATTCCAAACTAATCCATCTGAACCATCATTTTTTAGCCCAACAAACACTATTATAAATGCTGCTAACAACGAAAATGCTCCAAAGAGCGAAGTTAACTCTTCACAATTCATACCCATAGAGCCTGATTCTTCCGTTAACACCAATCCCATAATGCAGATAAAATTGGAAACTGcggataaatttttagttatCAAGGAAGAAAACTCGAAGTCGGCTCAATCTGACGTAGTTATTGAAGCGCCAACACCTCTATTTCAATCATTACAATCAGTGACTACACCATTTTCCCTAATACCAAGTCAAACTAAGGCTGATAATGACGAAATGAGTGATAAAAACAGGCCCCCATTCCCTAAtctaaatttggaaaacaTGCCTCAATTATCGACCAACTGCGATTCATACCCTTTGAAGCCATTGAAACCCGACTTATCCTCTTCAGTAAAGACTGCTTCTCCATTCCAGCCCTTAGAAGTTACGTCAGAAACATCTCATAGCATTGGATGTGAGATACCGCCATTAAACTTGCAAAATTCGTTGAAATACAGTCCATCAATCTTATGTTCTACACCAATCTCCTCCCCTTCTTCAGCGTTATCCACGGTCATTTCGAACATATCTACacatgataaatttgacacaTTAGAATTTACCTCTTCTATTACAGATAAAGTAGCCTCAACTAGGATAAAGGCTAAACACATTTTGACAGAAAAGAAAATACAACTCCCTTCCCTCTCCGTTCAAGCGGTAGCTGAGATTAggaatttacaaaatttacttAAGAAGCGTGAAAGACCAGATTTTACAGTGCCGATGGTTGAAAATGAGGAGGTTGTGAAGAAGGCAAAGTTAACCAAGAAATCACAGAAACGCAACTTCCATTATACAAGGATTACTTCTTTGCTTGATCCTAGGCGCATACTGAGGCTGTGGGTAGATGATGTCCTCAATACTTATTATTACTACAAGCGATTAGGGTTGAATGCCTACTATGCACTTAAAGACTTTAAGAGAACAGTTTCTAACTTTTTTAGCTGGAAGGATAATGAAATAGACCCTATGCTTGAAAATCTCGTATTGAATGTGGCCAATATGAATACTGCAattacaacaaataaaatatttggcaTTAAAAATGTGACATTCCGTATACACTTTATATGCAATATAAAACTGTCTAATGAAAGTTTTTGGAGCactaaaaataacatttccAACACTCCTACGGAATGCTGTATTGATTTAGCATCATTATTCCTTACTGAAATGGGGTTTAGCAATAGCCAtatatttctaaataatGAGATATCAATATCAAAGTATGGTTATTATAAAACTAAAGCTAAAGCAACTGCAACCTATTCTTCCAAGAAGAAATTCACTGCAATATACTCTTTATCTCGTTCACCAGTGATTGTAAACACTAATATACCTGCTAATGGATTTGTGTTATTCTTGGATAAACCTGTGGATGTAGTAATACGGGATGGCGATGTTACACACCATAAAAAGCATTTGAATGAATGGCTTAGAAATTTGCATGTATTAACAATTGAGCCCATTCTTGAAAACATTAAAAACTCGAATGGCCGCCATGCAATGGTTGTATTTTACATTCTTGGGTTACATTGTGACAAATCTAGTAATTTGGATGCTATGTATGAAAAGATTGACGCATTCTCTAAACAtgtaaacaatataatCTTCAAACACCTTTCTTCCCTAGGTTCTGTATATTTGAGTGACAGAATTAATTCCGGCAGGATGAGAGGGAAGAAAAGCAAGTATTCGCCGTTTATAGTAGGAAATTTGGGTTATGCGCGTATTGAGGATGGAGGGCATATAGATTCTGTATTAAATTGTGAAAATGTCAACTATTGTATATCAACACTTATCAGACATTGTTTCGACAAATGTGGAATTAACTTGACTCTAAACCAACCAAATTATGAAtccattaaaaattttgccGTAGAATTACTGATGGACCAGTTGACGAATAAGGTACATATGGATATGTCCAAAACGCCAGTGGTTTATAACTTGAGACGCGAAATTGTAAGTGGATTATCAGAAGCTATCCATGAGGAGATTTACAACtgttatgtaaattatccaTTGCAAACAAGAAAATCCATATTTCAATGCGTGAAAAATATGCTGTCTAAGAGCCATAAATCAAAGGACAACCACCATACCCACTTTTTGTTAGATCGTATAATTAAGCTCTTGATCGGAGAGGAAAATGCCACGAAGTGTACCAGTTTGCGTAACGATTTAGAACTTTGCGTTGAATCAGCATCCGCTGATTTCCATTTGGGACCTGAAAACTTCCAAATGATTCCCAGGAATAAGGGGTTGATGAGTATGCAACATATTTCATCGTCAATGAAGTTAGTGACCAAGGTGTTGGATCATTTGCAGATTGATGACCTTAGATAG